In the Solibacillus sp. FSL K6-1523 genome, one interval contains:
- a CDS encoding ROK family transcriptional regulator produces MKKQDQMQMKKQNKYIVLDAIRQMAPVSRIQLSKYTKMSPTTITRIVQELEQEGFLYEGLTEETLIGRRPTLIHLRGDALFTIGIEIDCFVIKIGIVDFIGEMLDFKEVKCNVKKRYEDALDIIQHSVNELLVENAVSIEKLQGIGIGIPGVINHDEGIVLSSEQLLWKNCGIASDLKERFDCDVVVDNELKMQILAEIGDIYAPTFSNCILVGIGTGIGASILLDGELYRGTHNRAGEISHITVNLDGDGEVCHCGKRGCLSLYISESALLKRAPENIDSIEQLALSMIAKQQWALAIQQDVALYLAVAINNLACLYEPEAIIVSGEMVEQNELFQQQLHEMCSQYIWSDIQQHFDLRFSNQAKVGVVKGAALQIQKQIINYASA; encoded by the coding sequence TTGAAAAAGCAAGATCAAATGCAAATGAAGAAACAAAATAAATACATTGTATTAGATGCGATTCGCCAAATGGCACCTGTATCCAGAATTCAATTATCCAAATATACAAAAATGAGTCCAACAACTATAACGAGAATTGTTCAAGAGTTAGAGCAAGAAGGATTTTTATATGAAGGGCTAACAGAAGAAACGTTAATCGGAAGAAGGCCAACGCTCATTCATCTTCGTGGCGATGCTTTATTTACAATTGGCATTGAAATTGATTGTTTTGTCATTAAAATAGGCATTGTCGATTTTATCGGTGAAATGCTTGATTTTAAAGAAGTGAAATGTAATGTAAAAAAACGCTATGAAGATGCGCTCGATATTATCCAGCATAGTGTCAATGAGCTGCTGGTGGAGAATGCCGTTTCCATAGAAAAACTGCAAGGAATTGGGATTGGAATTCCAGGGGTTATCAATCATGATGAAGGAATCGTCCTTTCTTCGGAGCAACTACTGTGGAAAAATTGCGGAATTGCCAGTGATTTGAAGGAAAGATTTGACTGTGATGTCGTCGTGGATAATGAATTAAAAATGCAAATTTTGGCTGAAATCGGTGATATATATGCACCTACGTTTTCCAATTGTATTTTAGTAGGCATTGGTACTGGGATTGGGGCTTCGATTTTACTAGACGGTGAACTTTACCGAGGTACGCATAATCGTGCAGGTGAAATTAGTCATATTACCGTCAATTTAGATGGCGACGGGGAGGTTTGTCATTGCGGCAAACGTGGTTGCTTATCATTATATATTTCTGAAAGTGCCCTTTTAAAAAGAGCGCCTGAAAATATTGATTCAATCGAACAACTAGCGTTAAGCATGATTGCAAAACAACAATGGGCACTCGCAATCCAGCAGGACGTGGCTTTGTATTTAGCGGTAGCGATAAATAATTTAGCATGTTTATATGAGCCAGAAGCCATTATTGTAAGTGGTGAAATGGTGGAACAAAATGAACTTTTCCAACAACAACTGCATGAAATGTGTTCACAGTATATTTGGTCAGACATTCAGCAACACTTTGATTTACGATTTTCGAATCAAGCGAAGGTCGGTGTTGTGAAAGGGGCAGCACTGCAAATACAGAAGCAAATAATCAATTACGCCTCGGCGTAA
- a CDS encoding Gfo/Idh/MocA family protein, which produces MKQLNVCVIGVGSISDFHLKSYEKNEAVHLYGVYDFSLARAQEKADHYGIEKVFSSIEELLADPKVDAVSICTWNNTHAKYAMAALENDKHVLVEKPLSMTYEEAVEIQKVAQKSNKVFQVGFVRRFGTNTTILKKFIDNNTLGTIYFAKATCLRRIGNPGGWFADKDKSGGGPLIDLGVHIIDICWYLMGRPKVKRIVGHTYHHLGNRSNIENLSFYKTADYDATKNSVEDMANALITFENGASLLVDVSYTLHAAKDELAVKLYGTNGGAELEPELKIVSEANNTIVNMHPQVDYLSFDFEHAFEMEVNAFVKCCVEGKTSEAPVEDGVEIMRILEGVYESARLGKEIVYE; this is translated from the coding sequence ATGAAACAATTAAATGTATGTGTTATAGGAGTAGGTTCGATTTCAGATTTTCATTTAAAATCATATGAAAAAAATGAAGCAGTTCATTTATATGGTGTATACGATTTTTCACTCGCTCGTGCACAGGAAAAGGCGGATCACTATGGCATTGAAAAAGTATTCAGCTCCATTGAGGAATTATTAGCAGATCCTAAAGTTGATGCGGTCAGCATTTGTACATGGAATAATACTCATGCAAAATACGCAATGGCAGCGCTCGAAAACGATAAGCATGTTTTAGTAGAAAAGCCATTATCCATGACATATGAAGAAGCGGTAGAAATTCAAAAAGTAGCGCAAAAAAGTAACAAAGTATTTCAAGTTGGATTCGTTCGCCGTTTTGGAACGAATACAACGATTTTAAAGAAGTTTATTGATAACAATACGCTCGGTACAATTTACTTTGCAAAAGCAACATGTCTTCGCCGCATCGGAAATCCAGGTGGTTGGTTTGCGGATAAAGATAAATCAGGTGGCGGACCATTAATTGATCTCGGTGTGCATATTATTGATATTTGCTGGTACTTAATGGGTAGACCAAAAGTGAAACGGATTGTCGGGCATACGTATCATCATTTAGGGAATCGAAGCAATATTGAAAACCTATCTTTTTACAAAACAGCAGACTATGATGCAACGAAAAATTCAGTAGAAGATATGGCCAATGCACTCATTACATTTGAAAATGGTGCATCCTTACTTGTTGATGTGTCGTATACACTTCATGCCGCGAAGGATGAACTAGCGGTTAAACTATATGGAACGAATGGTGGGGCAGAGCTAGAGCCTGAACTTAAAATTGTCAGCGAAGCAAATAATACGATTGTCAATATGCATCCGCAAGTGGATTATTTATCCTTTGATTTTGAACATGCTTTTGAAATGGAAGTAAATGCTTTTGTTAAATGCTGCGTAGAAGGAAAAACGTCCGAAGCTCCTGTAGAAGATGGCGTAGAAATCATGAGAATTTTGGAGGGCGTTTACGAATCCGCACGCCTCGGAAAAGAAATCGTTTACGAATGA
- a CDS encoding sugar phosphate isomerase/epimerase family protein, with translation MKIGLSTYSMVKKMKTNEMSVLDVLDWVAENGGEHVELVPYEFSVVDNHELATAIRDKAKVLGLELSAYSLPANFVQETEEELLAEVERLKKHIDVVHHMGIKIMRHDVTLFTMPKENMTIHYYIENFDKMVRGCQLLADYAKQFGITTTIENHGFNVQTSDRVQQLIHAVNRDNFKTTLDVGNFLCIDEDPLVGVKKNLPYAATVHFKDFYIRPFYENPGGGEWFTTVHDNRIRGAIVGHGDLNIRQLVKLVKESGYDGYLTIEFEGMEDCQVGSKIGMDNVRRFWEECEVVKA, from the coding sequence ATGAAAATTGGATTAAGTACTTATAGCATGGTTAAAAAAATGAAAACAAATGAAATGTCTGTATTGGATGTATTAGATTGGGTGGCGGAAAATGGCGGGGAGCACGTTGAATTAGTACCTTATGAATTTTCGGTTGTCGATAATCATGAACTTGCTACAGCTATTCGAGACAAAGCAAAGGTATTAGGGCTGGAGCTATCGGCGTATTCGTTACCTGCCAATTTTGTACAGGAAACAGAAGAGGAATTATTAGCTGAAGTAGAAAGACTGAAAAAGCATATCGATGTTGTGCATCATATGGGCATTAAAATCATGCGCCATGATGTCACGTTATTCACAATGCCGAAAGAAAATATGACTATCCATTATTATATTGAGAATTTTGATAAAATGGTGCGCGGTTGCCAGTTGTTAGCGGATTATGCCAAGCAATTTGGGATTACGACGACGATTGAAAACCATGGATTTAACGTCCAAACGAGTGACCGTGTGCAACAGCTCATTCATGCAGTAAACCGCGATAATTTTAAAACGACGCTCGATGTTGGGAACTTTTTATGTATTGACGAAGATCCATTAGTTGGCGTAAAGAAAAATTTACCTTACGCAGCAACGGTTCATTTTAAAGACTTTTATATTCGTCCTTTTTACGAAAATCCAGGTGGCGGCGAATGGTTTACAACGGTACATGACAATCGCATTCGTGGCGCGATTGTTGGCCATGGCGATTTAAATATTCGACAACTCGTTAAGCTTGTAAAAGAATCGGGCTATGACGGCTATTTGACGATTGAATTTGAAGGCATGGAAGATTGTCAAGTTGGTTCAAAAATTGGGATGGACAATGTGCGTAGATTTTGGGAGGAATGCGAGGTCGTGAAAGCATGA
- a CDS encoding ABC transporter ATP-binding protein has protein sequence MDNTLLQVKNLKKQFQIAGGLFEKKEYVNAVIDVSFEIKEGTTFSLVGESGCGKSTTGRLITRLIDPTSGSITLNGNEVGYLKQSELGDLRENVQMIFQDPYASLNPRMKVKEIIEEPLIIHTKLSKGEREKLVLEMLNIVGLNTEYAYRYAHEFSGGQRQRIGIARALITKPKLIIADEPISALDVSIQSQILNLLKKLQQEYQLSYLFISHDLSVVEHISHEIGVMYLGSIVEIATKEALFESPLHPYTKALIASVPIANPLLRREKETLKGDIPNPKNPPTGCTFHTRCPLAQELCKLEVPKMRQITEQQSVACHFVKKIEEV, from the coding sequence ATGGATAATACACTATTACAAGTGAAAAATTTAAAGAAACAGTTTCAAATCGCAGGTGGCCTCTTTGAGAAAAAAGAATATGTCAATGCCGTCATTGATGTATCTTTTGAAATAAAAGAAGGTACGACATTTAGTTTAGTTGGGGAAAGCGGTTGTGGAAAATCAACAACGGGCAGACTCATTACAAGATTGATTGACCCGACTTCAGGAAGTATTACGTTAAATGGCAATGAAGTAGGTTATTTAAAACAATCCGAATTAGGCGATTTACGGGAAAATGTGCAAATGATTTTCCAAGATCCATATGCTTCATTAAATCCGAGAATGAAAGTAAAAGAGATTATTGAAGAACCATTAATTATTCATACGAAACTTTCTAAAGGGGAACGTGAAAAACTCGTTCTAGAAATGCTAAATATTGTTGGGTTGAACACAGAATATGCGTATCGATATGCCCATGAATTTAGCGGGGGGCAACGTCAGCGAATTGGAATTGCCCGGGCATTAATTACAAAACCGAAGTTAATAATTGCCGATGAACCCATTTCAGCACTTGATGTTTCGATTCAATCGCAAATTTTAAACTTATTAAAAAAGCTACAACAGGAATATCAGCTTTCCTATTTATTCATATCACATGATTTAAGTGTAGTTGAGCATATAAGTCATGAAATTGGTGTTATGTATCTCGGTTCAATCGTGGAAATTGCAACGAAAGAGGCGTTATTTGAAAGTCCATTACATCCGTATACGAAGGCGTTAATTGCATCTGTTCCGATTGCCAATCCTTTACTCCGTCGAGAAAAGGAAACGTTAAAGGGCGATATACCGAATCCGAAAAACCCTCCGACTGGATGTACATTTCACACGAGATGTCCACTCGCACAGGAGCTATGTAAATTAGAAGTGCCAAAAATGCGACAAATTACTGAGCAGCAATCCGTTGCTTGTCATTTTGTAAAAAAAATAGAAGAGGTGTAG
- a CDS encoding ABC transporter ATP-binding protein: MRENVLEVTNLETVFKRDQQEIKILRGVHFSIQKGEVLGLVGESGSGKSITSLSIMRLFHGTTGKIKNGSILFQGTDLTMLDEAAMRQLRGKKISMIFQEPMTSLNPVLKIGKQLTESIEMHMKYSRKQSKAHAISILKSVGIGRAEELMNEYPHQLSGGMRQRVMIAMAMACEPELLIADEPTTALDVTIQAQILELMKQLKEKNDTAILLITHDLGVVAEMCDRVVVMYAGQVVEEADVFELFANPKHPYTKGLISSVPKIGERKEVLDSIPGNVPSPQNMPNGCKFAPRCSNAMKICHEQDPQIEKVSDAHFCSCWLYASKDVALHG; encoded by the coding sequence ATGAGAGAAAATGTTTTAGAAGTGACGAATTTAGAAACGGTATTCAAAAGAGATCAACAAGAAATCAAAATTTTGCGTGGTGTCCATTTTTCGATTCAAAAAGGGGAAGTACTCGGTCTCGTTGGAGAGTCAGGTAGCGGGAAAAGTATTACCTCCTTATCCATTATGAGATTATTCCATGGCACGACGGGAAAAATTAAAAACGGTTCGATTTTATTTCAAGGAACCGATTTAACAATGCTCGATGAAGCGGCGATGCGTCAGTTGCGTGGGAAAAAAATAAGCATGATTTTTCAGGAGCCGATGACGTCATTAAACCCCGTCTTAAAAATTGGGAAGCAACTAACGGAATCGATTGAAATGCATATGAAATATTCGCGGAAACAAAGTAAAGCGCATGCAATCAGCATTTTGAAAAGTGTTGGAATTGGTCGGGCAGAAGAGCTGATGAATGAATATCCTCACCAATTATCTGGTGGAATGCGTCAAAGGGTGATGATTGCGATGGCGATGGCGTGCGAGCCAGAACTATTAATTGCGGATGAACCAACGACAGCACTCGACGTGACCATTCAAGCACAAATTTTAGAACTGATGAAGCAATTAAAAGAAAAGAATGACACCGCGATTTTATTAATTACCCATGATTTAGGGGTGGTTGCCGAAATGTGTGACCGGGTTGTTGTTATGTACGCGGGGCAAGTCGTGGAAGAGGCGGATGTGTTTGAGTTATTTGCGAATCCTAAACATCCGTATACGAAGGGGTTGATCAGTTCGGTTCCAAAAATCGGGGAACGAAAAGAAGTGTTGGATTCGATTCCTGGAAATGTACCGTCACCGCAAAACATGCCAAATGGCTGTAAATTTGCACCAAGATGTTCGAATGCGATGAAAATATGCCATGAACAAGATCCACAAATTGAGAAAGTTTCGGACGCTCATTTTTGTAGTTGTTGGTTATACGCAAGTAAGGATGTGGCTCTGCATGGATAA
- a CDS encoding ABC transporter permease, translating into MQSSSLVKQDAIHVKNAKYSPVREFWKAFKKQKAALIASIFIVLLIVTAFIGPYIVPYDPFEPDYNVILETPSSKHLAGTDEYGRDIFSRLIVGSKISLTVSFSAVFLGLILGTILGLISGYFGGWIDKVIMRTCDVLFSFPDLLLAIAIVAILGPGINNVIIAVMIFSIPSFARLVRGATLNAKENVYVEAAKSMGASHSRIIYKHIFPETISEIIIFVTMRVGTAILAASSLSFLGLGASPEMPEWGVMLSSGRDYLGTATHVVLMPGIAIFLTVLAFNLIGDGLRDVLDPKIKNN; encoded by the coding sequence ATGCAGTCTTCATCACTTGTAAAACAAGACGCCATTCACGTGAAAAACGCAAAATACTCTCCAGTAAGAGAATTTTGGAAGGCATTTAAAAAACAAAAAGCAGCGTTAATCGCGAGTATCTTCATTGTGTTGTTAATTGTTACTGCATTTATCGGACCATACATAGTGCCGTATGATCCTTTTGAGCCAGATTATAATGTGATTTTAGAAACGCCAAGTAGCAAGCATTTAGCTGGCACTGATGAATATGGTCGGGATATTTTTAGTCGGTTAATCGTTGGTTCGAAAATTTCGTTAACGGTAAGTTTCAGTGCTGTATTTTTAGGGTTAATTCTCGGGACGATTTTAGGGTTAATTAGTGGGTATTTTGGAGGCTGGATTGACAAAGTCATTATGCGTACTTGTGATGTACTATTTTCATTTCCAGATTTGCTATTAGCTATCGCCATTGTTGCGATATTAGGACCGGGCATTAATAACGTAATCATTGCGGTCATGATTTTTAGTATCCCATCGTTTGCGCGCTTAGTACGGGGGGCGACGCTGAATGCGAAAGAAAATGTGTATGTAGAAGCAGCTAAATCAATGGGGGCTTCACATAGTCGAATTATTTATAAGCATATTTTCCCTGAAACAATTAGTGAAATTATTATTTTCGTTACAATGCGTGTTGGAACGGCCATTCTTGCGGCATCCAGTTTAAGTTTTTTAGGACTTGGCGCGAGCCCTGAAATGCCAGAATGGGGTGTCATGTTGAGCAGTGGCAGAGATTATTTAGGGACGGCAACACATGTTGTTTTAATGCCTGGGATCGCGATATTTTTAACCGTACTTGCCTTTAATTTAATCGGCGACGGTTTACGCGATGTATTAGATCCGAAAATCAAAAATAATTAA
- a CDS encoding ABC transporter permease subunit: MLKYIVKRIVEMIPILIVVSILTFLFIHLIPGDPARLVAGKDATLEEVENVRKSLGLDQPIIVQYFSYMKNLVTGELGTSLTTGLPVIDMFKTRFMPSIYLTFLSMFWATIMGLIIGIFSAINKNKWPDYLGMMTAVSGISLPGFWLGLILIQIFSVTFGILPTGGLNGFSSYILPSITLGAGIMSMIARFTRSSMLETMQSDYIRTGRAKGLKERTVVVQHALRNSLISVVTVAGLQFGFLLGGSVVVETVFSFPGMGRLLIDSISFRDYPVIQSALLLFAFEFILVNLIVDILYTKLNPKIQLQS; this comes from the coding sequence ATGCTGAAATATATTGTGAAACGAATTGTTGAAATGATTCCGATATTAATCGTTGTTTCCATATTGACGTTTTTATTCATCCATCTAATTCCAGGAGATCCTGCTCGTTTAGTTGCAGGAAAAGATGCCACATTAGAGGAAGTTGAAAACGTTCGAAAAAGCCTAGGCCTTGATCAACCAATTATTGTGCAGTATTTCAGCTATATGAAAAATTTAGTGACCGGGGAATTAGGAACATCGCTAACAACCGGCTTACCAGTCATTGATATGTTTAAAACGAGGTTTATGCCATCCATTTATTTAACGTTTTTATCGATGTTTTGGGCGACGATTATGGGACTTATCATCGGGATTTTCTCAGCCATTAATAAAAACAAATGGCCAGATTACCTAGGCATGATGACAGCAGTATCAGGTATTTCTCTTCCTGGATTTTGGTTAGGATTAATTTTAATTCAAATTTTTTCAGTCACTTTCGGTATTTTACCTACAGGGGGACTGAATGGTTTTAGCAGTTATATTTTACCGTCCATCACATTAGGGGCAGGAATTATGTCGATGATTGCCCGTTTTACAAGGTCTTCGATGTTGGAAACGATGCAATCTGATTATATTCGTACCGGACGAGCGAAAGGCTTAAAAGAACGAACAGTCGTCGTGCAACATGCGTTAAGAAATTCACTTATATCGGTTGTTACCGTAGCAGGACTTCAGTTTGGTTTTTTACTAGGGGGATCAGTTGTAGTGGAAACGGTGTTTAGTTTTCCTGGAATGGGCAGGTTGTTAATTGATTCGATTTCATTCCGAGATTATCCGGTTATTCAATCTGCTCTATTATTATTTGCTTTTGAATTCATTCTTGTGAATTTGATAGTGGATATTTTGTACACCAAATTAAATCCAAAAATTCAACTTCAATCATAG
- a CDS encoding glutathione ABC transporter substrate-binding protein: MKGLKYFIFLFAMIFVLAACSNDDSTEPANEPTNESTESSTAGDSNTPTSEKAQELVIAVNENFISMDPHNTGDTNSNSVQAAMMEGLLGFDAEGQIIKVLAEDYTISEDTMTYTFKLKQGVTFHDGEAFNAEAVKTNIERITNDSSLRLYSRGFSLVNGIEILGDYEIKVTLSEPYGPMVTRFAVAKMMSPKIIKENSADIPKNPIGTGPYKFAKWVQGDYLTIERFDEYWGGNDRVEKVTFKPVPENGSRVAMLKTGEAHAIYPVPAQNQDELSKAKDVKVNSVPSTIARYVSLNTFSKPLDDIRVRQAFNYAVDKDAFLKVVNSGLGVPLDSIIPSKTLYYKQQQVYNQDIEKGKALLAEAGYPDGLEIEIWGNTNSDTMKGMQFIQQQLKQIGVTVIIKSMEEATLSDEIYGAQTPEEAKLKMWYVSWSSYASDVTNATKPLFHSESFPPNSANTAYYNNPETDKMMDEANSISDEARKTELYANLQDTIYKDAPWIFLGVDEILYGVRSNVSGVIVNPTGGLDVANAKID, from the coding sequence ATGAAGGGATTAAAATATTTTATATTTCTTTTTGCGATGATTTTTGTGTTAGCAGCATGCTCTAATGATGATTCAACTGAGCCAGCGAATGAACCAACAAATGAATCAACTGAATCTAGCACCGCTGGAGATAGTAATACACCAACTAGTGAGAAAGCTCAAGAATTAGTAATTGCTGTGAATGAGAACTTTATTTCAATGGATCCCCATAATACGGGAGATACAAATTCAAACTCTGTGCAAGCAGCGATGATGGAAGGATTATTAGGGTTTGATGCAGAAGGTCAAATTATTAAAGTATTAGCTGAGGATTACACAATTAGTGAAGATACAATGACGTATACATTTAAGTTGAAACAAGGTGTTACATTCCATGACGGGGAAGCGTTTAATGCGGAAGCTGTGAAAACGAATATTGAACGAATTACAAATGATAGTAGTTTGCGTTTATATTCACGTGGATTTAGTTTAGTAAATGGTATTGAGATTTTAGGAGATTATGAAATTAAAGTTACTTTATCTGAGCCATACGGTCCAATGGTGACACGTTTTGCCGTTGCGAAAATGATGAGTCCAAAAATCATTAAGGAAAACAGCGCGGATATTCCGAAAAATCCAATTGGAACAGGCCCATATAAATTTGCGAAATGGGTGCAAGGTGATTATTTAACAATTGAGCGTTTTGATGAGTACTGGGGCGGCAATGACCGTGTTGAAAAAGTTACGTTTAAACCAGTACCTGAAAATGGTTCACGTGTAGCGATGTTAAAAACAGGTGAAGCGCATGCCATTTATCCAGTACCTGCACAAAACCAAGATGAACTTTCGAAAGCAAAGGACGTAAAGGTTAATTCTGTGCCATCAACAATAGCGCGTTATGTATCTTTAAATACGTTTTCAAAACCACTTGATGATATTAGAGTGCGACAAGCGTTCAACTATGCGGTAGATAAAGATGCGTTTTTAAAAGTGGTTAATTCTGGATTAGGTGTACCACTGGATTCAATTATCCCATCTAAAACGCTTTATTATAAGCAGCAACAAGTATATAACCAAGACATTGAAAAAGGGAAGGCCTTATTAGCGGAGGCAGGATATCCAGATGGATTGGAAATTGAAATTTGGGGTAATACAAACTCTGACACGATGAAAGGTATGCAATTTATCCAACAACAATTAAAGCAAATTGGTGTTACGGTCATCATTAAATCAATGGAAGAGGCTACACTTTCAGATGAAATTTACGGTGCACAAACGCCGGAAGAAGCGAAATTGAAAATGTGGTATGTGAGCTGGTCATCGTATGCATCGGATGTGACGAATGCGACAAAACCATTATTCCATAGTGAATCATTCCCACCAAACAGTGCGAATACAGCTTATTATAACAATCCAGAAACAGACAAAATGATGGATGAGGCGAACTCGATTTCCGATGAAGCAAGAAAAACAGAGCTTTACGCCAACTTACAAGACACAATTTATAAAGATGCACCATGGATTTTCTTAGGCGTCGATGAAATCTTATACGGTGTTCGTTCAAATGTAAGCGGTGTTATTGTGAATCCAACGGGCGGTTTGGACGTTGCAAACGCGAAGATTGACTAA
- a CDS encoding response regulator transcription factor: MRQKVLVVEDDLLLQKMMKDELALASFDVITANDAEKAMDLFLMEYPCIIVLDLILPGMSGENFCEWVREQGRNEVSIIMVSSKNKVADKVHGLKIGADAYITKPFEMIELTAKMEAVLRRTGLYCQKIVDRGLCIKPRKGEVILHDEVIHFTKHEFLLLYHFMERPNVIFSRQDLIDYLYGYHEKDVLDRTIDVHIKKIRSKIEVNSSRPTRIQTVRGIGYKYVNE; this comes from the coding sequence ATGCGTCAAAAAGTTTTAGTAGTTGAAGATGATTTATTATTGCAGAAAATGATGAAAGATGAATTAGCACTGGCTAGTTTTGATGTCATAACGGCAAATGATGCTGAAAAGGCGATGGATTTATTTTTAATGGAATATCCATGCATAATTGTACTAGACTTAATACTCCCGGGAATGTCGGGAGAAAATTTTTGTGAATGGGTACGTGAGCAAGGAAGAAATGAAGTATCAATCATTATGGTCTCATCCAAAAATAAAGTAGCTGACAAAGTGCACGGTTTAAAAATTGGCGCAGATGCATATATTACAAAACCTTTTGAAATGATTGAGTTAACCGCTAAAATGGAAGCAGTTTTGCGTCGAACAGGTTTATACTGTCAAAAAATCGTGGATCGCGGTTTATGTATTAAGCCGAGGAAGGGTGAAGTTATTCTTCACGATGAAGTCATCCATTTTACGAAACATGAATTTTTATTGTTGTATCATTTTATGGAGCGCCCTAATGTGATTTTTAGCCGCCAAGATTTAATTGATTATTTGTATGGTTACCATGAGAAGGATGTTCTTGATCGGACAATTGATGTTCACATTAAAAAAATTCGCTCAAAAATTGAAGTGAATTCAAGTAGACCAACACGTATTCAAACTGTTCGTGGGATAGGTTATAAATATGTAAACGAATAA
- a CDS encoding c-type cytochrome: protein MNIKSLFMSVIGIIISISCGVFVYNQFVSATISQQAPNLEVSEVTSQQVNTGAPSNKTAFNPPSMDDVPDGPMKEAILYGYDLVNETHSTASDKVGANLSCTSCHAGAGLTEVATLVGVMADYPKYMPRPNDIITIEERINGCMVRSMNGEKFETDSKELKSMVAYFKYISEGAEIGGERPYAKSVDMKVIPTPSVSDGEALYQKSCIACHAADGSGNGPNIGPALWGDTSFNDGAGLARLSKMAGYIQAYMPIGGEKSLSDQEAADLAAFILTQDRPVWKNHDKDWANGAPSDIMTEDRRKQAQNGTLNWDEVTAGFK from the coding sequence ATGAATATCAAATCCTTATTCATGTCAGTCATTGGAATTATTATATCAATAAGTTGCGGCGTTTTTGTCTATAATCAATTTGTTTCAGCTACTATCAGTCAACAAGCACCGAATTTAGAAGTCTCAGAGGTTACGAGTCAACAAGTTAATACTGGTGCTCCTTCCAATAAAACAGCATTTAACCCGCCTAGTATGGATGATGTACCAGATGGGCCTATGAAAGAAGCTATTTTATACGGTTATGATTTAGTCAATGAAACACATAGCACCGCTTCTGATAAAGTGGGCGCAAATTTATCTTGTACGAGCTGTCACGCTGGTGCTGGATTAACAGAAGTCGCGACGCTTGTCGGCGTAATGGCGGACTATCCAAAATACATGCCTCGCCCAAATGATATCATCACAATCGAAGAACGTATTAACGGTTGTATGGTACGTAGTATGAACGGCGAAAAATTTGAAACAGACAGTAAAGAATTAAAATCAATGGTCGCTTATTTTAAATATATTTCTGAAGGTGCCGAGATTGGCGGAGAAAGACCATATGCAAAATCAGTAGATATGAAAGTTATTCCTACGCCAAGCGTTTCAGATGGTGAAGCACTTTACCAAAAATCTTGTATCGCTTGTCACGCAGCAGACGGTTCAGGTAATGGTCCGAATATTGGTCCCGCTTTATGGGGAGACACATCCTTTAATGATGGTGCTGGTTTAGCACGTTTATCAAAAATGGCTGGTTATATCCAAGCTTATATGCCAATTGGCGGAGAAAAATCGTTATCAGATCAAGAAGCAGCAGATTTAGCAGCTTTCATTTTAACGCAAGATCGCCCAGTTTGGAAAAATCATGATAAAGATTGGGCAAACGGTGCCCCTTCAGATATCATGACTGAAGATCGTCGTAAACAAGCACAAAATGGCACGCTTAATTGGGATGAAGTTACAGCAGGTTTTAAATAA
- a CDS encoding YunC family protein has protein sequence MISWENIELQGRKFSAVTVRLPKTTLLTVSNHVGYIMCGALDVNLLNEKLADRKIIAGRAVGVKTIEELLEAPLESVTTEAEAFGIIAGMRGIEALLKMK, from the coding sequence ATGATTTCGTGGGAAAATATTGAATTGCAAGGGCGTAAATTTTCGGCAGTTACTGTAAGACTTCCGAAAACAACATTACTTACTGTTTCCAATCATGTTGGTTATATTATGTGTGGCGCTTTAGATGTTAATCTGTTAAATGAAAAATTAGCGGACCGTAAAATTATCGCGGGTCGAGCGGTCGGAGTGAAAACGATTGAAGAGCTACTTGAAGCACCATTAGAGTCGGTTACAACTGAGGCTGAAGCATTTGGAATTATTGCAGGCATGCGAGGTATTGAAGCGTTACTTAAAATGAAATAA